In Anaerobacillus isosaccharinicus, one genomic interval encodes:
- the tnpC gene encoding IS66 family transposase, producing the protein MRKTTNELLDTIEELAAKNADLEKQKEVLEAKIKWLEEQFRLSQQKKFGASSEKTNPDQIELPLFNEAEITADVKMEEPTLETITYNRKKHVGQRDAKLENLPTETIHYRLSEEEQVCLCCGETVHEMSTQTRRELKIIPAQVTVVEHVRHIYSCRQCEREGIETPVVTAKMPAAVFPKSLASPSAMAYIMNQKYVEGMPLYRIEKQFERLGVFLSRQTIANWVIYGATKWLSPLYNRLHELLLHLDRLHADETTVQVLAEPDKLATSKSYMWLYRSGRDVSPIVLYDYQTSRHSKHPKAFLKGFAGYLHVDGYAGYHDMKDVELVGCWAHSRRKYDETLKSLPASVDKSTSLAAEGLHFCTQLFKIEKQIEEEFENCSPEQRKEERQKRSQPVLDAYLAWLKSKRPQVPPKSKLGDAINYSLNQWSKLIVFMKDGRLELDNNRAERSIKPFVMGRKAWLFAQSMKGATASAVIYSIVETAKENQLNPLNYLTYLFEHLPQIDLDDQEALDQFLPWSKSIPNECRIPAKLK; encoded by the coding sequence ATGAGAAAAACGACGAATGAACTACTAGATACAATTGAAGAACTCGCAGCGAAAAATGCGGATTTGGAAAAACAAAAAGAAGTCCTAGAGGCAAAAATCAAATGGTTGGAAGAGCAATTCCGACTAAGCCAACAAAAGAAATTCGGGGCTTCGAGTGAAAAAACAAATCCGGATCAAATCGAACTTCCTCTTTTTAATGAAGCTGAAATCACAGCGGATGTAAAAATGGAAGAACCTACACTTGAAACGATTACTTATAATCGAAAGAAGCATGTAGGACAACGAGATGCGAAGCTTGAAAACTTGCCTACGGAAACGATCCATTATCGTTTATCCGAAGAAGAGCAGGTCTGTTTGTGTTGCGGTGAAACTGTACATGAAATGAGTACGCAAACAAGACGTGAGCTAAAAATTATTCCTGCTCAAGTAACAGTCGTTGAACATGTTCGACATATATACAGTTGCCGTCAATGTGAACGCGAAGGAATAGAAACGCCGGTTGTCACAGCTAAAATGCCTGCGGCAGTCTTTCCAAAAAGTCTCGCTTCTCCTTCTGCAATGGCATATATCATGAATCAAAAATACGTAGAAGGAATGCCGTTGTACCGAATCGAAAAACAATTTGAACGGCTGGGTGTCTTTCTATCACGCCAAACGATTGCCAATTGGGTAATATATGGTGCAACAAAGTGGCTCTCACCGTTATACAATCGCCTGCATGAGTTACTGCTTCATCTTGACCGTCTGCACGCAGATGAAACAACCGTTCAAGTTTTAGCAGAACCTGATAAATTAGCAACTTCCAAATCCTATATGTGGTTGTATCGATCTGGTCGGGATGTTTCACCGATTGTCTTATATGACTATCAAACTTCTCGCCATAGTAAACACCCGAAAGCCTTTCTAAAAGGATTTGCGGGCTATCTTCATGTCGATGGTTATGCAGGTTACCATGATATGAAGGATGTGGAGTTAGTTGGCTGTTGGGCGCATTCACGCCGTAAATACGACGAAACGCTCAAATCTTTGCCTGCAAGTGTAGATAAATCTACGAGTCTCGCAGCTGAAGGTCTTCACTTCTGTACGCAATTATTTAAAATTGAAAAACAGATAGAAGAGGAATTTGAAAATTGTAGTCCTGAACAGCGAAAAGAAGAACGTCAAAAACGTAGTCAACCTGTGTTGGACGCTTATTTGGCATGGCTAAAATCCAAACGCCCTCAAGTTCCACCTAAAAGCAAATTAGGCGATGCCATAAATTATAGTTTAAACCAATGGTCAAAACTCATTGTCTTTATGAAAGACGGGCGACTTGAACTCGATAATAATAGAGCAGAACGTTCAATTAAACCATTCGTTATGGGAAGAAAAGCATGGTTGTTTGCCCAATCGATGAAAGGAGCAACCGCCAGTGCGGTCATCTACAGCATTGTCGAAACTGCCAAAGAGAATCAATTAAATCCATTAAATTATTTAACTTATCTTTTTGAACACTTACCACAAATAGACCTAGATGATCAGGAAGCACTTGACCAATTCCTTCCGTGGTCAAAGTCCATTCCAAATGAATGCAGGATCCCTGCTAAACTTAAATAA
- the tnpB gene encoding IS66 family insertion sequence element accessory protein TnpB (TnpB, as the term is used for proteins encoded by IS66 family insertion elements, is considered an accessory protein, since TnpC, encoded by a neighboring gene, is a DDE family transposase.), with translation MLSKTPIQRVYLAAGATDLRKSIDGLAAIVQMSFQLDPFSSNLFVFCNRKRDKLKILHWDHNGFWLYYRRLEKGVFQWPDEQTTKPLSISPRQFNWLLDGLPLEQKQAHPKMSAKFII, from the coding sequence ATGTTAAGTAAAACACCTATTCAACGAGTCTATTTAGCGGCGGGTGCAACAGATCTGAGAAAGTCGATTGATGGTTTGGCAGCGATTGTTCAAATGAGTTTCCAATTGGATCCTTTCTCTTCCAATCTATTTGTGTTCTGTAATCGCAAACGAGATAAACTAAAGATCCTTCATTGGGATCATAATGGGTTTTGGTTATATTATCGCCGACTGGAAAAAGGCGTTTTTCAATGGCCAGATGAACAAACTACTAAGCCGCTATCGATCAGTCCTCGCCAATTCAACTGGCTCTTGGATGGACTTCCACTTGAACAAAAACAAGCCCATCCAAAAATGAGTGCAAAATTTATCATATAG